The following are encoded in a window of uncultured Ilyobacter sp. genomic DNA:
- the citX gene encoding citrate lyase holo-[acyl-carrier protein] synthase, whose product MNKKTINPIDILNAREERVRYQKILSEKYELPFIALRANYPGLDKNNSVANDIASIMNKECYKIFKGKIRHTESIDSFEGIVYILFIEENPVTIKKSAVELEETHSLGRLVDIDVYRQASESISRLQLNLPKRKCFICEEDAHVCVRSRAHSLNVILDYIQKFYDNFKKN is encoded by the coding sequence ATGAATAAAAAAACTATTAATCCTATTGACATTTTAAATGCCCGAGAAGAAAGAGTGAGATATCAGAAGATACTATCAGAAAAATACGAACTTCCTTTTATAGCCTTGAGGGCAAACTACCCCGGACTGGATAAAAACAACTCTGTGGCAAATGACATAGCATCTATTATGAATAAAGAGTGTTACAAAATTTTCAAGGGGAAAATAAGGCATACAGAAAGTATAGACTCCTTTGAAGGAATCGTATATATTCTGTTTATAGAAGAAAACCCTGTAACAATAAAAAAATCAGCGGTAGAACTAGAGGAAACCCATTCTTTGGGAAGACTTGTAGATATTGATGTCTACAGACAGGCTTCTGAGAGCATCAGCAGGCTCCAGCTAAATCTTCCAAAAAGAAAATGTTTTATTTGCGAGGAAGATGCTCATGTATGCGTAAGAAGTCGAGCCCATTCATTGAATGTTATTCTTGATTACATTCAGAAGTTTTATGATAATTTCAAAAAAAACTGA
- the citC gene encoding [citrate (pro-3S)-lyase] ligase, with product MIYSAERIHLRNPSEVDEIKKFLKKFQLDFEEDIDYTVAIRENGQVVATCSKSKDILKCFAIDSSMQGSGITNILLKALQDKLFEEGIFHSFIFTKPIYETIFTSLGYKVVEKVDKVILLEGGMGGIDKELEKISFEFSIDSHIPKTALVMNCNPFTLGHRYLIEQASEISEEVLLFVVEENKSLFPFKVRYDLVKKGVADLKNVKVIPGGKYIISSATFPSYFLRETGEFLEAYTTLDAKIFANYFCKKFNITQRLVGEEPYCEVTSAYNDALAKTLKKFGIGLKTIKRKEGGEETGFISASKVRESIKRNKSVNIDELSKLIPKSTLEFLQSEDGKEIVEKIISSHTPH from the coding sequence ATGATTTATTCAGCAGAAAGAATCCACCTGAGAAACCCATCTGAAGTGGATGAAATAAAAAAATTTTTAAAAAAATTTCAGCTTGATTTTGAAGAGGATATAGATTACACAGTTGCAATCAGAGAAAATGGGCAAGTCGTTGCCACCTGTTCAAAATCTAAAGATATCCTAAAATGTTTTGCAATTGACTCATCGATGCAGGGAAGCGGGATAACAAACATACTTTTGAAAGCACTTCAAGATAAACTTTTCGAAGAAGGCATTTTTCATTCTTTTATTTTTACAAAACCAATTTACGAAACTATATTTACATCCCTAGGTTATAAAGTTGTTGAAAAAGTTGATAAAGTTATTTTGTTAGAAGGTGGTATGGGGGGAATCGATAAAGAACTAGAAAAAATCTCTTTTGAATTTTCTATAGATTCCCACATACCCAAAACCGCCCTCGTGATGAACTGCAATCCGTTTACTTTAGGTCATAGATATCTTATAGAACAGGCGAGTGAAATCTCTGAAGAGGTATTACTATTTGTTGTAGAAGAAAATAAATCTCTTTTCCCATTCAAAGTTAGATATGATCTGGTAAAAAAAGGGGTTGCCGATTTAAAAAATGTAAAGGTAATTCCAGGAGGAAAATATATAATATCTTCAGCTACTTTCCCTTCATACTTTTTGAGAGAAACCGGAGAGTTTTTAGAAGCCTACACCACATTGGATGCAAAAATATTTGCAAACTATTTTTGCAAAAAATTTAATATTACCCAAAGATTGGTTGGAGAAGAGCCTTACTGTGAAGTCACCAGTGCGTACAATGATGCACTTGCAAAAACCCTTAAAAAATTTGGAATAGGTCTAAAAACTATAAAGCGAAAAGAAGGTGGGGAAGAGACCGGATTTATAAGTGCTTCAAAGGTGAGAGAATCAATAAAAAGAAATAAATCTGTAAATATAGACGAATTGTCAAAACTAATTCCAAAAAGTACACTTGAATTTTTACAGTCAGAAGATGGAAAGGAGATTGTGGAGAAAATCATTTCCTCACATACACCACACTAA